The Magnolia sinica isolate HGM2019 chromosome 10, MsV1, whole genome shotgun sequence genome includes a window with the following:
- the LOC131217175 gene encoding auxin-responsive protein IAA33-like — translation MNSFNSHPESFPTGPNFTPPYYKRFFGAMPTVHQSPLPRPTPYRNLLDFSSPDDALASSVVPPVTVVLEGRSICQRIHLHNHTSYQSLARALRQMFVDVNGDVGAATTTSESDLNLTNAVPGYLIAYEDMEDDLLLAGDLSWKDFVRVAKRIRILPTKANRQKACSGL, via the exons ATGAATAGCTTCAATTCCCATCCAGAATCCTTCCCTACAGGCCCCAATTTCACCCCTCCCTACTACAAACGATTCTTCGGTGCAATGCCCACCGTCCATCAATCTCCACTACCTCGGCCCACCCCTTACCGCAACCTCCTCGACTTCTCTAGTCCCGACGATGCGCTGGCGTCGTCCGTAGTCCCGCCGGTGACCGTGGTTCTTGAGGGCCGTTCCATCTGCCAGCGCATCCATCTCCACAACCACACCAGCTACCAGAGTCTTGCAAGGGCCCTGCGTCAGATGTTTGTCGACGTCAATGGAGACGTTGGAGCAGCTACGACGACGTCGGAATCTGACCTCAATCTTACAAATGCCGTGCCTGGCTACTTGATTGCCTATGAAGATATGGAAGATGATCTACTCCTCGCCGGTGACCTTTCTTGGAA GGATTTTGTACGTGTGGCGAAGAGAATTCGGATACTTCCAACGAAGGCAAATCGGCAAAAGGCTTGCAGTGGGCTGTAA